The Crassaminicella indica genomic interval ATCACCATAGTAGACGCTAGTATATCTCCTAGTCTAGCATCATCACCTCTAAAAAAGATCATCAATATTCCTACTAAATAATTATCTACAAATATTCTGAATAAATTTCTAATCAAGGAATGTTTTATATCCATCGGCTGACCATTTTTTCTGATGGTTCTTAATCCCAATGCCTTCTTTCCTAATGTCCTTCCATTCATCACCATCTCTGAAATGATAAAATATCCATAATTAACACATACAATAATCAATAATACGATTGCTAAGAAATAGGAATTTTTTCCTTCAAAATATTCAATAGGATCGTTCATTCCAGCTAAAGCTAAAATAAATATT includes:
- a CDS encoding RDD family protein; the encoded protein is MQFVSITTPENIEVKFRLAGVGSRVVAAFIDYLIQGVVYLIFILALAGMNDPIEYFEGKNSYFLAIVLLIIVCVNYGYFIISEMVMNGRTLGKKALGLRTIRKNGQPMDIKHSLIRNLFRIFVDNYLVGILMIFFRGDDARLGDILASTMVIEEEKKELYDYFDDLSEDIKNKLTEDEKQLLITYINEKDEVSIDKEVLQQKIVDYFTSKYNDVDEEILSIVKK